The following is a genomic window from Daphnia magna isolate NIES linkage group LG4, ASM2063170v1.1, whole genome shotgun sequence.
GAGGACGCTCAGGGGCAATGCTCGTGACTGCCACCAGGTTCGCGTCGTATGTTCTAGGCCCGTTTCTTAAGGAATTTTATTATGTCCCTACTGATTAGATGCTTTACACACCCTGTGTTTGTGAGGAAACTATTGCatccaattttttaatttttatttcttaatcaCCTGTAGCCCTTTTTAAAATCCCTtgaattattttataatttaggTATAACTTAGCGGTTAggaaataattaaatgttCAACACACCcttttcaacaattttttcttccatttatTATAAATCGTGAAGCGCTGTACTTATATGTCAAATCCTAAATTGTGCGCGAAGTGCAAGAGTTTCAAACCCAGTCAATGTAGTTGTTTTCTAGtttgattaattatttaatttctagttttctaaaaaaaaaaatataacgTAGATGTTTATCACATGTAATTTATTTCTGTATCACAATCAGTTGATGTTTATAATAACAATTTAATCATCGCCGAttaaattttgtaattttttttgtcttcattCTTGCGTGTgcttcagatttttttttttcaacaatagcaatcattttttttttgcaaaacatCGAAATCGTAAAATAAGGTACTGGAAGATTACAGCTGTCATCAGCTCTTTTTGGTGTACCGTACAACCAATTAATGGTAATTTTTCGGCAGATAATGTAACCAAGACAGCCTCAAAGGCGTCTCTTAGGAATACACGATTTCCTTttgttaagtttaaaaaagcTTCTTCGACTTTACAAATTAACTGGAACATGGTGGAAGAAGCGAAAATtaactttccttttttcttgattttagTTAATTGGGCAGCCGAAAATTTGGGGGAGTTCTTCTGGACTCACATCAACCGATTCCAAACAATGTTTGCAAAACGAAGAATTAgttgttttcccctttttcctGTATGAGTGAACTAAGTATCCACATATGTAATACATAATGTCGCAATCAAGGATGTTCATTTTAGATTCATCAAGGTTTAGTGAAGTGCTGTCTTCTTCGGAATTGATTGCCGCAACATTGGACAAATTGATTTCCCGTTCTATTCCTTTTAAAAGAATGTCTCTAaagtattctttcttttccttcatttccttcttgttgttgttaaaATTTATCTTCATCCATGTATGGTACGATGTCAGTACTTcacttttttcctcttcttcctcacAGTTTGAACCCCgcaaaaattgttttgttggGTAATAGAGTGTTAGAAGTCGAAACAACTCCAAAAACGAAGTCATCGTAGGCTTATCGCCACATCGCCCACTCATTCTTATAATTCCAAAGAAGCGCTagaacatgcaaaaaaattatgaattgaTTTCTCGAAAATTTCTTTAAACATAACACACTTCAATGCATTCTTGATTTAGCTTGCCAGTTAACACATACTTGTAATTCTCTTTTAAGAGAAGTCCAACAATGTCTACAGTACTCAGGATAGTGACTCGGAGGCCGTTGAGAGTCACCTTTGACAGAAACGGTTcgtaaataacttttttttttccacaggtggatatttttttttttcggaaacTAAAAGTGCTAGACTATAACTTATGCCCCTACCAATTCGCGCCCAATTTAGGCTTTATTCCGATTTGACATATAAGTACAGCGCTTCACGATTTATaataaatagaagaaaaaattgttaaaaagGGTGTGTTGAACATTAATTTATTTCCTAACCGCTAAGTTAtacataaattataaaataattcaAGGGATTTTACAAAGGGCTACAGGtgattaagaaataaaaataaaaaaatttgatgcaATAGTTTCCTCACAAACCCCGGGTGTGTAAAGCATCTGATCAGTAGGGACATAATAAAATTCTTTAAGAAACGGGCCTAGAACATACGACGCGAACCTGGTGGCAGTCACGAGCATCGCCCTTTGGCCAGTATAGGCGATCGCagtcttccacttcgttgtctgtGGTATTATGTCTCTTAAGAAATGAGCTAAACCAGTCAGGGCCAGCTAAGCATTTTGTAGTCCACGACAAGGGAATTTTGATGTTCATTTTGGTGGCCAATTGAAATGCTAGTTTCCTAACGTCCAGTGGTGACAATCCAAAATAAATATCTGCTGCTCGATGCAAATATTTCACTAGTATAGCCTCCTCCTCATCTGTGAAAACCTGTTCGACAAAATGTTTACACTCATTAGCCTAACTTACTATGCCTGTAGCCTAAACTCAATGTATTTCTTACCTGACGAATCTTTGAATAaccatatttttgtttacaggGTAGCACATTCTTATTCTTGTCTACGTATCTAGCAAGACTTCTTCTGGGAATCTGAAACATTTCTCCAACCTCAGTTATTCCTCTTCCTTCTGTAAGAACAACATCAATTGCTCTTTCGATAACCTCACTAGGCGTTTTTCCCCTGTCAGTTTTTCGTACATAGTTCCTCATCCTCGTGTAACActaaaaaaacagaagattttgacaaacaaataaacaaggtCAGAAGCTAAAACAAAACCCACACAGCACAGCTTCCTCTTGGGACCCTCCCAATAGGCTCTTGGCCTCCCAAGCTTTTATTAGACCTCCCAATGTTGTCCTGAGGAAGGTTATCGGATTTGCGTATACGGCATCATTCGTAAAATTTACGCTGTTCTATTTATAATGTTTTCAGGATGCCTTTTGTATGGTAAGATTTTATCAGTATTTCTTAATTTTCGCTTGATttgcgaatttttttttgttgttttggtttcgtttatttgaattatttcttaattgtTTCTACAAATAGCATCCACCACATCACTTTGCCATCCGTAATTCAGCTGTATATGCAGCATCGTGTTGTGTTAACTGAAATCGTTTGATGTGCTGGCAACACGTAAAACGATCAATCACTCTTTTTTCAACCTTAGCCGCTATTGTGGCGGTACGGGATAGTCCCAATTCCGACCGCTAGGTGGCGAACGATAGAAGACGCGTTAGGGAAGGAGAGACCGGCAGTTGGGCGCGAGACGTAGAGCAGAGCAGGCAGAAGAGCATCGTCCTCCAACAtttcagttttgtttcttttgtgttttaccTTACCGGATTTGTGCCGTCAAGGTGTGGAATACACTAAATTTGCGAGTGATCCAGCCGAACAGTGACTTTATCTTTAATTTCCCAGCCATCCGGcgacatttggtgtcagaagtgggatCGAGTGCTCGCTTCCCGTGGCTGCGACGGCGTGGTGACCCCTTGCTAAAACTGATCATTCGGCTTTATCGGAAACATCCAGCTTGCTGAGGCAGATTTCAACATCCATCGACATTCTCCGGAAGAAAATCTTGTCGCTGAACGTGGCATTTGGGTGTTTGGGAGCGAATTTCATCCCGATTTGCTGGGTTTTGTGGCGGATTCTTCCCATTCTTGGCGCCAAACCAACATGGCGGATCGGTGAATAGACATTTctcgttgcattttttttgtgtatttttcaattgctgCTGGTAATTCGTCGAAAGGTCGTTTCCAAGTAGAtttcagcctttttttttatttatttactttttttttattttttttatttattttttatttttcggctTTGTGTTGTGTGGGGTATTTTGGCgcgctttttctttgtgtgtgaaacaacagcggctggtgttgcagtggctgacgtttatgcgtcgctaccgctgacATCCCTGCTGGTTGTGCAGAAGGGCATTTTTGTAAACCAACAACGGCTAatgttgcagtggctgacgttcatgcgtcgctaccgctgacATTCCCGTTAGTTGTGCGGAAGGGTAATTTTGTTATACAACAGTggctggtgttgcagtggctgacgttctgCGTCGCTATTGCTGACATCTCTGACGGTCGGGAATAGAATAATTTGtagaccaaaaataaataaatagataaaaataaattggcagtcattttatttcgttcttCGTCGAGTTCGCCTTCTGGATATCGTTTTCTTCAACTGAAAAGTGGATTACATCTTCTCGTGGATTTCGTCAACTATTGCTGCATTCTGGAATTGAATTACCTGATATTCTTGCCTTGgtaatttatctaaaaaatcaatttaagtAGTGAAAATTCCTCTTGGCATTGCAAAACTATTCTATCATCAGGATTGAAATTTGAATCTCGTGGCCGTAACTGTACAGTCTACTTAATTCTCCATGCTCTACTCACTCTGAACTCTTGTTTTGTCAGTGCATTGATGCTCTAAGTTAGAGGTAAATTagtttaaaagaattacagtcaaaatttgtattaattttttttgttatcagTGTTGCAGGCTTGCAGCATCATAGTTACAAAAACAACTTGGTCGTCAACGTCATACGTCAACATCAATTTATTCAAGGTCAATTTGATAATGAAAAGGGTTAATACTGCTAGCAGCACATCTCAGGCTCACATAAGGAGAATGCGTCGGGAGGCATATCAAAACGTGGAGGTTGCTAATTTGTCTCAGTTTCAAGTTGAACGTGACATCAACAGTATTTGTGAACCAGGTGattttttcaacaatttctttattaaaaCTGAATTTAATGTAATCCATTTTTTGGTACTTCATCTTTTAAGTATTTCAAGACTACACTAAAAGaagtttggaatttttaaaaatccaatttcgAGAAATGACTGCAAAAATCGACGATCTTTTGGACTCGAGACCGAAACCGTGTATTTGTACAATACAAAGAATCGAAGAAAATGAACAGCAATTGCTTTTGCATTTGGATTCGTTCGATGCTATTGAACATCttgaaaattcaatgaagGACCAACAATCTCGACAACCAATGGTAACAGTAAATattcagtttttattatttccgtTTGcaacctttaatttttttcagatcCTTTTGCTGCTCCGAATCGGTGGAATAAATCTCCAGAAAACGGTttatgcaataatggaaaagTTATTCTCATACGAAATTGGAACTAAGTTCACTTGGACGGGAAAATCCTCAAAAGGAATCGAGAAAGCTAAATTTTCTGATCTGAAGAATATCTATGCTGCAATCTCTGGTAAAGATCGATAAAGATAAATTTATTCTGGCTTAATAGTAACAAATTTTGCAATGTACTACAGGTGCCGTCCTCGGTAACAAAGACCTTGCTGGTGATGAGAAAACTACAGTTAAAGTGCAGTATCAAGTAACCGAGTGGTTTCGTCACTGtcagcagaatttgaaaagtcAAATGTAGttgatgaataaataaaacatttgaaaaatgtgttttgtttatatGTATTCATTTTATCATAACAATTATTGCTGAAAATCGGAGCTGGGTACGGAATACTAGCCGGTATATATATGGttaatttgtttcattatGGGAGGTTATGGGGAGATCCTCGGGAAGGTGAGAGAGGTACTGAGGAGGTTATCAGGAAGCCACCAGGTAACCAAAAAGATGGTTTTTAGAGGAATTTAGGAAGCTCACAAGTAAGACTGAGGAGGAAATTAAGAGGATCTTGGGAGGTCCTGGGGAACCAAATGTGCTGTGTGGGAAGGCCAACTtgccccaaaaaaaaacctaccCCATGGGTAGgggtcattgttttctttaaaatatttacttaaaaataaattatattgaATTTTAGAATTGACTGACCCTTAGCTAAAAGACTAAGgtatctaaagaaaaaatttcattaacATCAACTACATACCTtatttctgaaaaagaaaaatgcacgGAAAAAAAAGTTCGCGGCGAAGCGTAAAACGGTTTTTGCAGTACAACGTCAGCATTTAAGTGCagacaaaattaaaattttgtacaGACCATCTAGTGATATTAATTAACACCTCGGCTATCCTGAAAAACTCTAATTTTTAAGTGGCGCCAAGTAATACGCAAAAGAGCGACTTACCCCTAAGCcaactagccccggtctcccctatagGTACTCTTACTGGTGGATTTTTTGCTGAAGCGAAATCCTACAACAAGAAATTAATACTTTTAGTCTTAGTCAATAAATGTTGATACCAAACTATTACCTAATCCATCAGTAAGCTTCTGGAGTCCCTTATTGTTGGTTCCCTGCTCCTGAATCTTGTAGGATGGCTCATCAGTGCTTTTGGTATTACCAGCACCAGCAAGCGCTGGCGGTAAAGAAACAGTTTCCTGCAAAAAGTGTCAACAAGGGTTTAGCAGTTCAAATTTCCATTCGTTTGCATTGTTTATAGTACCTCATCATCACTATTTACCTTATTTCCATTTGTTTTAGTTTCATTCCTGATATTCCCACCATCACTGTTGCTAGTGTCTATTATGTCTACGTtgacaattttttcttctgatggTCCAGTCGGCTTCAGTGCTGACTGATAGTCCTAGGTAAAAGAATTgttattatgttttatttaactCAAATGCTTTATTTTTAGCCTACTTACTGTAACATGTCttgaaaaattagaaattttcCAATATCCTTTATCGTCGAACACCATCCTGATTGTGGTGGCTTTGAAATGATCCTTGTGTTCGCAAACTATTTTTCTGGTTTCTTCACATACAGTAAAATCTTCTAAGGTATAGTTgagattatttgtttgtttgaagcgTTGGACCCAGTTATTACTTGCTGCTTCTAGTAGGCTACGTCCTTTGGATATAGGAAGCTGGTTCATCCCTGCTGCGTTACTGCTTGTGAGGAACTGCTGAGCGTTGCCCTTGGTGGTGTCAATAGCCAGCTGAGGTCTAGTTGCTGCTAGGGAAGATGCTACTGAAGAATGTTTTCTAAACATGGAATTCACTTGTAAGACTGGGATTTTGTTCTCCTTTAGTATGCTTGCACAAAGCTCTACTGCGGATATAATAGATGATCTTTCTCCAGGTAAGAACGTGAACTGCTTTGGGTTTTCGTAGAACAATTCTCCaaataaattgattttttctgCTGATGAATTTTCGTGCTTTTCTAATTTATTAATCATAGATGCGCTGGCTACGTGCATCCTAATATTGTCTTCTATCTCTTGAAGTTTATCATTATCGATAGGTTGGTCTTGAGCAAAAGATCTAAAGCTACTATAGCCTAGCTTTTGAAGAAGATTTTTTATGTGAATGGGCAAATTTAATCCGcatttttcaaaagtgtcataAACATTCTCTGCTTGACTCATTTTGTCTTATTTCTATTGAGTGTCTTTATTCAGACGACAATTTTTGACGTTTCAGATCATCGATCATTCGAAATCGATATACAGGCATCACAGAGTCGGTGGGCCTAAGCAAATATGATTAGAACTTATCTCTATGAATTGAAACTACATTATTTTAATTAAGAACGCAAGTAAtttctaatattttattttaaaaactttaattttgtttaacaTTCACAAAAGTTTAATTAAGATTCGCACTTGTTTTTGGCTTAAGATTTATAATTTGGCTTagattcaaaaattttggctaagattcaaacattttgg
Proteins encoded in this region:
- the LOC123471186 gene encoding uncharacterized protein LOC123471186, whose amino-acid sequence is MRNYVRKTDRGKTPSEVIERAIDVVLTEGRGITEVGEMFQIPRRSLARYVDKNKNVLPCKQKYGYSKIRQVFTDEEEAILVKYLHRAADIYFGLSPLDVRKLAFQLATKMNIKIPLSWTTKCLAGPDWFSSFLKRHNTTDNEVEDCDRLYWPKGDARDCHQVRVVCSRPVS
- the LOC123471184 gene encoding uncharacterized protein LOC123471184, which produces MKRVNTASSTSQAHIRRMRREAYQNVEVANLSQFQVERDINSICEPVFQDYTKRSLEFLKIQFREMTAKIDDLLDSRPKPCICTIQRIEENEQQLLLHLDSFDAIEHLENSMKDQQSRQPMILLLLRIGGINLQKTVYAIMEKLFSYEIGTKFTWTGKSSKGIEKAKFSDLKNIYAAISGAVLGNKDLAGDEKTTVKVQYQVTEWFRHCQQNLKSQM